A portion of the Toxoplasma gondii ME49 chromosome VIIb, whole genome shotgun sequence genome contains these proteins:
- a CDS encoding hypothetical protein (encoded by transcript TGME49_258000), which translates to MASLRVDPAWALHPRAFLHSKKKRAPVLPPSVSSSLASHRPRDRPPLDVASSSPPLSLPLSLPLSPLSSSSFASPTVSPLFRRSPLPCSLFSPAPAAGSHRALRVGASTVSTACSGDRGDCPARAPAEARDARPLLAGKHAGEFRRNLLLPLICTRTPPVGDEAWATQFKDLQGKREGRAAALWLQAVAETASPLSVLLAASALQERKWLLGEGEEAASLNAKKENSKKSCVALQRIQETLLRNAHSFSDAFFVRTLKLLFSPAFALAASERALLVTQLDQRLTSMHASLLPQVASALTQNRASRNAALSASAFSSSSISSSSASSASSPSASSPSASSPSASSPSASSPSASSPSASSTSVSSPSSPSPREDFVRRRLFARLLPLLLSDARDSLFSPLAPASLFSSSSPASHVPCLSGETALGSEASLETFRTSERVTACVASCGRLLPLSVEQRMDLKGLLKALVRDVRERRPAKRTGEDAEQAVASLRSERRRIASETHTSLESSLERKQGACEQRKRESEAPDVEVERGQINAWIHMTELPSKSGPDGKYISSATSSPSSFSSPTSTSSSSAPSTSAGEAAFSAASESFASPLAPPVSPSVPLSSEASEGSSADPEVAQRVREAQLAGELLHLPLAMAALGSADALLFFDCVEGVYKFLPRYSDAQLATFCRRAALVQFEKKDETQPVDGFHLFTLFLLDRMPTMSPPRQEKLAAVLAAFVGNCPPHLAASLSLLASSFLIHMHPNVIRGTGNLWSGVDPLNAPSRRFPLAISNATFATLMSHLSRISSLFLSPAASLSSSSSSSSVETKKLLAALRVYRRSLERASQERSVLASLHACDLINLLEATLRLKHLAIRAPDGKAKPGVDDDAGEASEQMARVFTDLLSALHKKASSLTVGDAEALLGVLNLLGQRSVSPKKSKTVSRPVSVSPATAGLLARLLHIAITRPEKRDRPSSVHVSSGSPVNALVHSDALQGPQIFPELQANVASPQERLWTDTVPTRGQESLLSVRPLSFTQFLSETSRGTSGLAGLGDERIKQLRAALQILLPRPLEVFKSSGLPDDVLALLLFSVEATSWLLSEVGALRTSFSRSAAALSRFASPRLSGVSLDEGEEAEEKEEGESEEANGREAAALMLFGITRQTLAGAFGVCGMMLEEMQAKDRRRTQVVGLTSRLARLLPADIAASTDRRYVTEALLRTLPADVESLRLACVALLGLRAVRRQETLLEKTKRRKEKRRQNALRLEVQRKAEDAEGALDENRHLQES; encoded by the exons ATGGCGAGTCTGCGCGTGGACCCTGCCTGGGCTCTCCACCCTCGGGCATTCCTTCattcgaaaaagaaaagagctcctgttcttcctccttccgtctcttcttccctcgcttcgcACAGACCTCGAGACCGGCCGCCACTCGAcgtcgcctcctcgtccccccctctctcccttcctctctcccttcctctctcgcctttgtcCAGTtcctcgtttgcttctccgaccgtctctcctctgttccgGAGATCTCCGCtcccctgttctctcttctcgcctgcgccAGCAGCTGGAAGCCACCGCGCCCTCAGAGTTGGCGCGTCGACCGtctcgactgcatgcagcggagacagaggcgactgTCCAGCGAGAGCTCCagccgaggcgagagacgcacgaCCTCTTCTAGCTGGAAAACATGCCGGCGAATTCAGAAGAAatcttctgctgcctctgaTATGTACTCGCACTCCTCCTGTCGGCGACGAGGCCTGGGCGACGCAGTTCAAGGACCTCCAGGGAAAACGCGAAGGCCGAGCGGCGGCGCTGTGG CTGCAAGCAGTAGCCGAGACCGCCTCGCCGCTCTCAGTTCTCCTAGCGGCCTCGGCATTGCAAGAGCGCAAGTGGTTGctcggcgaaggcgaggaggctgCGTCGTTGAatgcgaagaaggaaaactcgaagaagagctgtGTAGCTTTGCAGCGAATCCAGGAAACGCTCCTGCGCAACGCCCACAGCTTCTCggacgccttcttcgtccgcACACTCaaacttctcttctcccccgccttcgctctcgccgccAGCGAACGCGCTCTGCTGGTGACTCAGCTCGACCAACGGCTCActtcgatgcatgcgtctctcctcccacAGGTCGCTTCTGCACTTACGCAAAACCGTGCGAGTCGCAACGCTGCCCTTTCAGcatctgccttctcttcttcttcgatctcttcatcttctgcttcgagtgcttcttctccttctgcttcttctccttctgcttcttctccttctgcttcttctccttctgcttcttctccttctgcttcttctccttctgcttcttctacttctgtttcttcaccttcttctccgtcgcctcgaGAGGACTTCGTCCGTCGGCGTCTGTTTGCCCGGCTTCTtccgttgcttctctccgacgCCCGAGACAGTCTGTTCTCTCCGCTCGCTCctgcttccctcttctcttcttcttctcccgcgtcgcATGTTCCGTGTCTGTCTGGAGAGACGGCTCTGGGCTCTGAGGCCTCGCTCGAGACTTTCCGGACTTCCGAACGCGTCACGGCCTGCGTTGCGAGTTGTGGAaggcttctgcctctttcagTCGAGCAGCGGATGGACCTGAAAGGCCTTCTGAAGGCGCTGGTGCGCGACGTCCGCGAGAGACGCCCAGCGAAGAGGACcggggaagacgcggaaCAAGCTGTTGCGTCTCTACGCAGCGAACGGCGGCGAATCGCGTccgagacacacacatccCTGGAGTCTTCTCTCGAGCGAAAACAAGGAGCATgtgaacagaggaaaagagaaagtgaagcGCCCGACGTCGAGGTCGAGAGAGGCCAAATCAACGCGTGGATCCACATGACAGAACTTCCCTCAAAATCGGGTCCAGACGGGAAGTACATCTCCTCAGCaacttcctcgccttccagcttctcctctccaacTTCtacctcgtcgtcttctgctccttcgaCTTCGGCTGGTGAAGCTGCGttctctgcagcctctgAGTCGTTCGCATCTCCCCTGGCTCCCCCAGTGTCGCCttccgttcctctctcgtcggAAGCGTCTGAGGGCTCCTCTGCAGATCCTGAGGTCGCCCAGCGCGTCCGCGAGGCGCAGCTGGCGGGAGAATTGCTGCATCTGCCACTGGCGATGGCGGCGCTCGGCTCTGCAGACGCTTTGCTCTTTTTTGACTGCGTGGAAGGAGTCTACAAATTTCTTCCGCGATACTCCGACGCCCAGCTGGCGACCTTCTGTCGCCGCGCCGCGCTTGTCCAGTTCGAGAAAAAGGATGAAACACAGCCCGTTGACG gCTTCCATCTCTTCAcactttttctcctcgaccGCATGCCGACGATGTCTCCACCTCGTCAGGAGAAACTTGCCGCTGTCTTGGCCGCGTTTGTGGGGAACTGTCCACCCCACcttgcagcttctctctccctcctcgcgTCGTCGTTTCTCATTCACATGCATCCCAATGTCATCCGAGGCACCG GCAACCTGTGGAGCGGGGTGGATCCTCTGAacgcgccttctcgccgttttcctctcgcgaTCTCGAACGCGACGTTTGCGACTCTCATGTCTCATCTTTCGCgcatctcctctctctttctgtcgcctgccgcgtcgctgtcctcttcgtcttcctcttcctccgtggagacaaagaagctCCTGGCCGCCCTACGTGTCTACCGGCGCAGCCTGGAGCGCGCTTCccaggagagaagcgtcctcgcttccttgcatgcatgcgactTAATCAATCTCCTTGAAGCGACGCTGCGGCTCAAGCACCTCGCGATTCGCGCGCCAGACGGCAAAGCCAAGCCTGGCGTGGACgacgacgcaggcgaggcCTCAGAGCAGATGGCTCGCGTCTTCACTGATCTCCTCAGTGCGCTGCACAAG aaggcgTCCTCCCTCACAGTCGGCGACGCGGAGGCGCTTCTGGGAGTCCTGAACCTTCTCGGCCAACGTTCAGTTTCCCCGAAGAAATCGAAAACTGTATCACGgcctgtgtctgtctcgcctgcCACAGCTGGCCTcctcgcgcgcctcctccacATCGCCATCACCCGcccagagaaacgagacagacCTTCTTCAGTTCATGTCTCGTCCGGTTCTCCAGTGAATGCTTTAGTTCATTCCGACGCACTGCAGGGACCGCAGATCTTCCCTGAACTTCAGGCAAACGTCGCGAGTCCTCAGGAGCGGCTCTGGACAGACACGGTGCCGACGCGCGGGCAAGAAAGTCTCCTCAGTGTCAGGCCGCTCTCGTTCACTCAGTTTCTGTCGGAGACATCCAGAGGCACTTCGGGACTTGCAGGCCTCGGCGACGAGCGCATCAAACAGCTTCGCGCGGCGCTGCAAATCCTTCTTCCTAGACCTCTCGAAGTCTTCAA atCTAGCGGCTTGCCTGACGACGTCCTCGcgctgctgctcttctcggTCGAGGCAACCTCATGGCTGCTCAGCGAAGTCGGGGCTCTCCGgacttccttttctcgctccGCGGCCGCGCTGTCGCGGTTTGCGAGTCCGCGGCTCTCTGGCGTCTCGttggacgaaggcgaagaagcagaagaaaaggaagaaggagagagtgaagaagcgaacggcagagaagctgctgctCTGATGCTCTTCGGGATCACGCGGCAGACTCTGGCAGGGGCGTTCGGAGTCTGTGGTATGATGCTCGAGGAGATGCaggcgaaagacagaagaagga ctCAAGTGGTTGGCCTGACCTCTCGCTTGGCGCGTCTGCTCCCGGCAGACATCGCAGCCTCGACCGACCGGCGATACGTCACCGAGGCGCTTCTCCGGACTCTGCCGGCCGACGTCGAGTCGCTCCGACTTGCGTGCGTTGCGCTGCTCGGACTGAGGGCGGTTCGGCGGCAGGAGACGCTTTtagaaaagacgaaacgccgcaaggagaagaggagacagaacgcacTGCGTTTGGaagtgcagagaaaggcagaagacgcggaaggagCGCTCGACGAAAACAGACATCTTCAAGAAAGCTAA